In the Drosophila takahashii strain IR98-3 E-12201 chromosome 3R, DtakHiC1v2, whole genome shotgun sequence genome, one interval contains:
- the LOC108057624 gene encoding uncharacterized protein — MANQLVNGNDFVHITADQDDFIDVLDFKEEPLMISEEDMSSHASEIEGDMPPGEELQGIEGGLAVLVAAIETFKTQDGYISGDHFTPEPVEPAGEIAEEIETGFFERHGDHLQQNDNTYNVISSECFSHPSEEVSQMTQLIRFQNETIVYQSYSPPSIPNSHVCHCRHNHSRILEDDCEIDMMEVACILLNSAAAQMSPPVQVDEDTVRTIADGLTSATDFTAGEGIPLIGRQGVGRLVAAIILERESGILLAYAVAQLVPQALIDGITGDVTGMMLHQVTRGFGVNDNYRRIITDNSGPVLLLVNQIPN; from the coding sequence ATGGCCAACCAACTTGTTAACGGCAACGATTTCGTACACATTACGGCTGACCAAGATGATTTCATCGACGTTTTGGACTTCAAGGAGGAGCCACTAATGATCTCCGAGGAGGACATGAGCAGCCACGCCTCTGAGATTGAGGGGGACATGCCTCCGGGTGAAGAATTGCAAGGAATTGAAGGTGGTCTCGCGGTTCTGGTGGCAGCCATTGAGACTTTCAAAACACAAGATGGATATATTTCCGGTGATCATTTTACCCCAGAGCCCGTAGAACCAGCAGGTGAAATTGCGGAAGAGATAGAAACCGGATTTTTCGAACGACATGGCGATCATTTGCAGCAAAACGATAACACCTACAACGTGATCTCCTCTGAGTGTTTTTCCCATCCCTCTGAAGAAGTATCCCAGATGACGCAACTGATCCGTTTTCAAAACGAGACTATCGTTTACCAGTCGTACTCGCCACCCTCGATCCCCAATTCACATGTCTGCCATTGCCGCCACAATCACAGCCGCATCCTGGAGGACGACTGCGAAATCGATATGATGGAGGTGGCCTGCATCCTGCTCAATTCGGCGGCTGCTCAAATGAGTCCCCCTGTTCAGGTGGACGAAGATACGGTGCGAACCATTGCCGACGGCCTGACCTCGGCCACGGACTTCACGGCGGGGGAGGGGATTCCGCTGATCGGACGCCAGGGGGTGGGTCGCCTGGTCGCCGCCATTATCCTGGAGAGGGAGTCGGGCATCCTTCTGGCCTACGCCGTGGCCCAATTGGTGCCTCAGGCTCTGATCGACGGCATCACAGGGGACGTGACAGGCATGATGCTCCATCAGGTAACTCGCGGATTCGGAGTCAACGACAACTACCGTCGCATCATCACCGATAACTCCGGACCCGTCCTCTTGTTGGTCAACCAAATTCCAAACTAA
- the dpr11 gene encoding uncharacterized protein dpr11 isoform X2, which translates to MHPLTQSNRVANITENQEDRHTEFPSTTINCRWKLMPDRVTSQYLRNKQGDRRKPQNRSKPKAVVQKYMGRLHSRPAIPGHQAAGQVLDPADQVCAGPGCRVLRVPGLHGAQSQRACPAASCGSPHGDPGRTGPLREGGQQRGAPLHRARRLGATHVHHVVPRRRATGGRLPPPPHATGSQPAGGLRRRPEHDWLINHRVGQEARYWQLHM; encoded by the exons ATGCACCCACTTACCCAGAGTAACCGAGTGGCTAATATCACAGAAAACCAGGAGGACCGGCACACAGAATTCCCTTCCACAACAATAAATTGCAGATGGAAACTTATGCCGGATCGGGTCACTTCCCAGTACTTGAGAAACAAGCAGGGAGACCGCAGAAAGCCACAAAATAGGAGCAAGCCAAAAGCAGTTGTACAGAAATATATG GGCCGTCTTCATAGCCGACCAGCGATTCCTGGCCATCAAGCAGCCGGACAAGTACTGGACCCTGCAGATCAAGTATGTGCAGGCCCGGGATGCCGGGTCCTACGAGTGCCAGGTCTCCACGGAGCCCAAAGTCAGCGCGCGTGTCCAGCTGCAAGTTGTGG TTCCCCGCACGGAGATCCTGGGAGAACCGGACCGCTACGTGAAGGCGGGCAGCAACGTGGTGCTCCGCTGCATCGTGCGCGGCGCCTTGGAGCCACCCACGTTCATCATGTGGTACCACGGCGCCGAGCAACTGGCGGCCGACTCCCGCCGCCACCGCACGCAACTGGATCCCAACCTGCCGGAGGCCTCCGGAGAAGGCCAGAGCACG ATTGGCTCATTAATCATCGAGTCGGCCAAGAAGCGCGATACTGGCAATTACACATGTAG
- the LOC108057620 gene encoding cilia- and flagella-associated protein 251, with the protein MFKYAAHLLCALVSWGFCKVLAEIENQQCPGILTKDPRNPHVELCLVELSPMLEHIANQQKKKGILNETQGILDRIAGHQAARDKHLKALQSNMEGQLKVLEAKVDQDVKIMSLEKSLLQARSALQCSLDAKIIPPSNVTLTVNVKFEKYGKKLIYIEKHVRQNWFSAARKCREMGGKLASPHNETELSFIRKKIQPERYWLDYSNLVDPNKWISLATGKEASFLKWDKGEPKKDANAHCVYLYAGLYHAFPCDDRNYFICEVLEGKGYNFTSIPIQNNTNINVNINMTINIKDERQKEREKEEEKKKKEKKEKEEQRKKEAERKREEKRKEEEERKRKEEKRKKEEEKKKEEERKSKEKEKKKEEERKKKEEEEKKKKEERKKEEERKRKEEERKKEEERMKKEKEEKKRKEEKKKEEERKRKEEERKKEEERKKKEEEEKKKKEEKKKEEERKRKEEERKKEEERKKKEEEEKKKKEEKKKEEERKRKEEERKKEEERKKKEEEEKKKKEEKKKEEERKKKEVEQKKEEERKKKEEERKNEDKKKKEKEEKRIAEQRKKSEKCIKNQKKKTKVCTACWLDEGEKKCHKCKTNAKNETTCEDIPVSEDYDDSDYYYSYNSYSRPLRWRWSLGWYYFYHWWE; encoded by the coding sequence ATGTTCAAGTACGCGGCACATTTGTTGTGCGCGTTAGTTTCATGGGGTTTTTGTAAAGTCCTTGCTGAAATCGAGAATCAACAGTGTCCTGGAATTCTGACGAAAGACCCACGTAATCCACATGTTGAATTGTGTCTGGTGGAACTATCACCCATGCTGGAGCATATTGCCAaccagcagaagaagaagggcATTCTCAATGAAACGCAGGGAATACTGGACAGGATCGCGGGTCACCAAGCAGCCAGAGATAAGCATTTGAAGGCTCTGCAGAGCAACATGGAAGGTCAGTTGAAGGTACTAGAGGCTAAGGTGGACCAGGATGTCAAGATCATGTCCCTGGAGAAATCCTTGCTCCAAGCTAGAAGCGCACTTCAATGTTCTCTGGATGCCAAAATAATTCCGCCATCGAATGTGACACTGACAGTCAATGTAAAGTTCGAGAAGTATggtaaaaagttaatttacaTCGAGAAGCATGTCAGGCAGAATTGGTTTAGTGCAGCCAGAAAATGTCGTGAGATGGGCGGCAAGCTGGCGTCACCCCACAACGAGACTGAACTGTCATTCATCCGCAAGAAAATTCAACCCGAAAGGTATTGGCTGGACTACTCCAATCTGGTCGATCCGAATAAGTGGATTTCTTTGGCCACCGGGAAGGAAGCCTCATTCTTGAAATGGGACAAGGGCGAGCCCAAAAAAGATGCCAATGCGCACTGTGTTTATCTATACGCCGGACTGTATCACGCATTTCCGTGCGACGACCGAAACTACTTTATTTGCGAAGTCTTAGAGGGCAAGGGTTACAATTTTACTAGTATtccaattcaaaataatacgaatattaatgttaatattaacatgactattaatattaaggatgaaaggcaaaaggaaagggaaaaggaagaggaaaagaaaaaaaaagagaaaaaggaaaaagaagaGCAACGGAAGAAGGAAGCGGAACGAAAAAGAGAAGAGAAACGAAAGGAAGAAGAGGAACGGAAGaggaaggaagaaaaaaggaagaaagaagaagaaaaaaagaaagaggaGGAACGGAAGAGcaaggaaaaagaaaaaaagaaagaagaagaaagaaagaaaaaagaggaagaagaaaaaaagaaaaaagaagaaagaaagaaagaagagGAACGGAAGAGAAAggaagaagaaagaaagaaagaagaagaaagaatgaaaaaagagaaagaagaaaaaaagagaaaagaagaaaaaaagaaagaagaggaacggaaaagaaaggaagaagaaagaaagaaagaagaagaaagaaagaaaaaagaggaagaggaaaaaaagaaaaaagaagaaaaaaagaaagaagaggAACGGAAGAGAAAggaagaagaaagaaagaaagaagaagaaagaaagaaaaaagaggaagaagaaaaaaagaaaaaagaagaaaaaaagaaagaagaggAACGGAAGAGAAAggaagaagaaagaaagaaagaagaagaaagaaagaaaaaagaggaagaagaaaaaaagaaaaaagaagaaaaaaagaaagaagaggaacggaaaaagaaagaagtagaacaaaagaaagaagaggagcgaaaaaagaaagaagaagaaCGAAAGAATgaagacaaaaagaaaaaagagaaggaGGAAAAAAGAATAGCagagcaaagaaaaaaatctgagaaatgtattaaaaatcagaaaaaaaagactaaGGTATGTACGGCATGTTGGCTAGATGAAGGTGAGAAAAAGTGTCATAAGTGTAAAACAAATGCTAAAAATGAGACAACATGTGAGGATATCCCCGTCAGTGAAGACTATGACGACAGTGactattattattcttataaCAGCTATAGTAGACCTctgagatggagatggagcttaggttggtattatttttatcacTGGTgggaataa